Within the Populus trichocarpa isolate Nisqually-1 chromosome 14, P.trichocarpa_v4.1, whole genome shotgun sequence genome, the region CAAGCCAGGTCGAATTAAGAAGAAGACGTGAACTTGAAGGTCGAATCCATGGccaaagtgcttttgaaaagcTACTATATATAGCCGCACTGAAACTGCCCCTTTTGGTTGATAGCAATACTGATTCAGTAGATATATGGTTATAGAATAGTGTTGATGTGCAGCAAGGAATAACTACATCTACAAGTCAAGTAATGAATATTCTAGCCATGTACTACTACAAGTAGcgttgaaattgagaagaaagcCATACTGAAAAGTTTTTGATGAGAGATGATCAGATCATGAGGAGATATCCTAATAGCAAGTCACTtttctcatcatcatcactatcgCTGGGGTCTTCTCCTTTTTTGGTCTTGTTAGTTGTTTTACCTTTGATTGTGATACCAGTATTCATTTTTACAAGCTGTCTTAAGACCTCTTCTTGGTCTAAATATTCCATGCCTTCTCCATTGACATGGAGAGTTGGTTTCTTTGATAACTCCTATACCTTTGCTTCTTTTGCACAATCTGAAGCCTCTGTTGTAAGTTATAATAATTCCACTTTAAATTCCCTTTATCCAGATGATCAAGCCACGTCGAGTCTTAGAGAATCTAATGATGAAGGTGCTGTTGCCAGAGGAGTTGTTAAGATCAGACACAGCAAGTTAGAGAAAATGGAAGCAAATTTGGCTAAAATCAGGTCTTCCATAAGAGAAGCTGCTCGAGTTCGGAACTTAACATCAATCTATGAGGATCCAGACTATGTGCCCAAAGGTCCAATATATAGGAATGCGAATGCTTTTCATCGGTATAAATATGAATGAATTCATTTCCGACTTCCTTCTCTtaatttcttgttaattaatCTAAGCCTGACAATATTTTGAATTGGTTGTAGGAGTTACTTGGAGATGGAGAAGCTGTTCAAAATATACATATACAAAGAAGGTGATCCTCCCATGTTTCATGACGGTCCATGCAAGAGTATATATTCCTCAGAAGGGAGGTTCATTCATGAATTGGAGAAGGGAAAATCATTTACAACTACAGACCCTGACGAGGCTCTTGTTTATTTTCTGCCATTTAGTGTGGTCATGTTGGTTCAGTACCTATACGTGCCAGGATCCCATGAGATTGATGCCATTGGGAATACTGTTGTAGACTACATCAACGTCATTGCTGATAAATATCCCTTTTGGAATCGAAGCCTTGGTGCAGATCATTTCATTCTCTCTTGCCATGACTGGGTAAGCGATCTCTTCTTTCAAGTACCCTTCTCACCCCACAAGCTACAGTAAAAATCCAAGTTACTAGCTTGATTTATAAGATATTATGGGAATGATTGATCATCGAAtactcttttcattttcttttaggcCAAAACTGGAATATTCCTACTTTCTTTGAGCTGTAAAGCATATCATGCCTTTTTCATCGATTAATTGTCTTTTTGTTTACAGGGACCACGTACTTCTTCTTACGTCCCCCATCTGTTTAACAATTCCATCAGAGTTTTATGTAATGCAAATACTTCTGAAGGATTCAACCCTAAAAAGGATGCCTCATTTCCAGAAATCCATCTAAGAACAGGAGAAATCACAGGGCTTGTCGGTGGTCCCTCCCCATCTCGGCGATCAATTCTTGCATTCTTCGCTGGCCGTCTTCATGGGCACATTAGGCGTCTTCTTCTTGAGCAATGGAAAGATAAAGACCAAGATGTGCAAGTCCACGACCAACTTCGAAATGGTATGTCATATGACTCCATGTTAAAAAACAGCAGGTTTTGCTTATGCCCTAGTGGGTATGAAGTGGCTAGCCCAAGGATTGTGGAAGCTATATATGCAGAATGTGTTCCTGTGTTGATTTCAGATGGTTATGTACCGCCATTCAGTGACGTGCTTAATTGGAAGGCATTTTCTATACAAGTGCAGGTGAAAGACATTCCAAAAATCAAAGACATATTAATGGGGATATCTCAAAGACAATATTTGAGAATGCAAAGGAGAGTGAAGCAGGTGCAAAGGCATTTTGTTGTGAATGGAATTCCCAAGAGATTTGATGTGTTTCACATGACTATCCACTCTATTTGGCTTCGGAGGTTGAACATTCGAATTCatgattaaatattaaaaaaaagaaagaggatctCTTTAAGTAGACTTACAATCAATTaattaacctttttctttctaagaaaagTTATTCCTGTTTTTTTTGCACTGTATACATGCAGCTAGTTTTCGAataagaaaagtaatttttacaaTTGATATCAGCAATTAACTTAATTCTGGATGAATTAATTGAACTTCAGGGAGTAACTTTGACATGTCAAACTAAAATTCCCATCAAATAGAGAATGACAAATGCAAATAGGATTAGGATCGAGGGTAAATAGTATATTTAATTCTTatacttttaatttgatcttagtttgatatttttattattttttattctaatatcAGCggaactcatttttttttgttttttatcatttgatctATTCATCAACAATAGTCCAAGAATATCACCAACTATATTTGATGAAAGgattatatttatacataataactttaataaaataaaaaattaaatgtgtatttgattttaaagtGTTTGTGTTTATACAAGAGTGCATTTGtgttaaaaagatattaatttgattttttaagcttAAATATGTGTTAAAGATCTCTTTCAAATGCAAATTGGAGTACAAAATAgagttgtaaaaataaaattgagacaAGAAAATAGTAAATGGATCAAAGTAACTCAAAGCTAAAAGTAAAAGGGACCAAGTACAATACTTGCTTATATGGTTGACTTCCAAAACATTAGGGCCATTTATTATGCAAGCATTTAATATTCATAATAGACTTAACTAAACTTAGGTATATCCAAATCAATAGGCTTATCAAGATTGATTCGCTTATAATCTTGTATGGTGAATTAAACTTGCTTGATAATTTCTCAAAATGAATTAGCTATAATTTTGCATTGTTCTAGTAGGAACCAATAAGTCTATGTTTAAAAATTAGAGACCTAGCTAGGTTCatcatttttaagttaatttgtttttttactttaagcAAAACTTGCTAGTTATAGTTAATTTGTAATTATTCATCTTGGTTAGACTCAAATGAGGGAGAATATGCTAATAAAAATTAGTGACGGATATCTTTGATGGGTCTAGGCTTAACAACCTTGTCCAACTCATCATAAATAGGTTCCGCCACCCCCTATGCATAAACCACGAGGCATGGTCTATGAACTCATTTTCCCATAGTTTTATAAACCACATATCTTATTCGAGTCTATCATACTCAGACAAGATTTCTCATATTGGTTTTAGGCACAATATTTACCTAGTGTCTAGTAGGATCTAAGACCAGTGACATATTTTCTAAGAAAGGCTTGTTGACCCAACTAGCTTTATCTTCTAAGTGACCTTATTGGCCAATCACCTCAATAGTTTGGTTCAGGATGCCTGTACCCAAATTTAAGACCATCACCGACTTTAATAGATCGGTTTGGAGAGTCATGCCTTGAATCAACTGCTTGAATCCACTTTTACCTACCAACCCTTTGTAtgatttgtatttatcttttaatactAACTTCACCTTCTCACCATAACTAGGCTTACATGATGATGTTAATACATGTCCATGCCTAAAACCTGACCCACGTAACTAGATTATTTCATAATCAATAGTATAATCACCCACCATTAGGGGTTATTATCTCACATAATTGCCTTTAAATAGACCACACTATCTATTTCTACTTTTGTCCTCTACTTTACGTAAGTTGGTATGATTTATGGGCATGAATCACTAGGTAAGGGGTTCCATtcatttaagcaaaaaaaaaaaaaaaaacattcatttctCACATCTTCTACATTTATCATCTTCATTTACTATCTTTATAACATATAATATACACTATTTAAAGAAACATTCCCCATACATACGTATTAACTTAATCATCAAATGGCACCTATACTATACAAAGAACTTGTTTTGTAAGAGTTCATGAACTACCATCCAAACTCTTTTTCCTTCACCTTCAAAGCCTAATAATTACCTATGgaaaatcctaaaatttaaCGAAGTTTGCTTCAGACTTTGTTAGTGGTGCTATATATAGGAAGTAGAACAAAAACCAACTCATTCCTATATTTTTATGCAtgttcttaaattatttttatggctGACAATCCAGAAACACCAAGACATGGGAGAGCTATAAACCTTCTCACTACATGTGCTCCTCATCTTCTCCCGATTTGCAACAACTTTCCTAACAAGTGAGAGTTCTTAGCAAGGTTATTCTATCCACACGAAAGCAACTCAAGGATTTCCCTTTTCTTAACAATTGACACAATTATTGGCTTCATCACTAGCACCAGTAAGtgcataaaaaaaactccaattcCTATTATAGACAAGTCAAAATAAACTGCAAGAGAGTAGGCAAGAGCATCATCGCTCCTAAAAGCCATAAATAATCCATTATCGCTATTATGAGTAGCGTTTTGAAGTGGACTCTTTAAGCATAATCTTTAAAAGTCCAAAACCAAACTAGTAAGTAGTCACAATTATAAGTGAAATCGTCTCCATCACCATCACTCCTCCTAAAAGTCTTCCTCAGATAGTTTTGAGTAAATAAAGCcctaaaaaaagtgaaatataTGGATATACAAGCCTCTAAGGTAGATGGATATAACCCCTACTAGGTGAAGGTTTATTTAATGTCTAAATGAATATTCGACTCTAGTCTCTCTAAGGACATCATCTTCACAAAGATGAATGTGAACATTATGATGGGCTTACAAACCTAGaagagtatataaaaaaatatacgtaataatttaaaatttatcatacAAGATAATGATGCCAAGTGCAAGATCCTCTTAACCATATTCCACATATTCATCTAAATATGGTATCATGACTTGGAGCTTAACTCTATTATTAgctttgataatatttatgcaaAGCTCATTGTCCATTTTAACACAAGTATCCCAAATAATAAGATATTCATCAAGTCTTTTACCATCACCTAATAGGAGGACGAGGACACTAGAGCATACCTAAAAAGGTTCAATGAGGAGATGCTTAAGGTGGATGGCTTTCTTAAACGAGTTTCCATAAATGCCTAGATTAATGAGGTTCATGACTTCATTTTAAGGAGAGAGCTTTGTGCTATCTCAGATAAAGAACTCATTAAAGTAAAACAAGTATTAATTCtcaaagttaaagaaaaaaaactctaagCATGATCGATAATCTAATTGTCCTCAAGAACTTGGAAGGATAAATTTACAGTCACTTTATCTTTTCCAAACTCATGACTACACTTTTGAAACCACCAGAACACTTTATCTTTTCCAAACTCATGACTACACTTTTGAAACCACCAGAACATAGGtgtttgaagataaaaaataatttatacaatgCACTCCTTCTATAAAGGGTGataccacacacacacacacacacacatatatataagcTAAATaagtactatttattttatatagataatagACATAATACTAAGAGATATTATGACTTAAAGAAATAGATGAAGAAATTGATTGGCAAGGATTATCTCTATGAAATAAAAAGCCTGGCTGAAATATAGAGGGGGAAAAGGTAGGCATGTCatataagatattatttaagaTCAATATGATTTTAGACGGGTTTTTAGTAGGTGGTTACTTTAGCTAGAAGAAAAATACTTATAGGAAACAAATGTTTGTTGTCTCTCAACTTTCAAATCTATGAAATAAACCTATCATATTTACACTTAAAGATGAAAAGGGGGTGAACTTTCTCTATGAGGCAGTGTTAGCGATCACTACTATCCTCTCTAACTATACAAAGCACATAGTATTCATGGATGATGAGTGTATTGAATATTCTCTCCTAAAAAGTGATGACATAAATGGGCATTAACTTATCTATATTGACTTCAATTAAAACTCTATTAATTAggataaaaggaaaatatgtaCTAATTGAGGCAACCATAGATATATTAATCACCATATGTTCCTAATAGATATACCAATCATTATATTCACCTATCTTATATATTGTGCTTTctataaactttattattatcaaaatgaaCTTGGTCtataacatcatatttgatAAATCCTGTCTTCATAAGATTAATATGACAATTAATACCAAGTACTTGGCTCATGATATTCACAACTAAAAAAGGGTTGGTCATTGTAAGAGGGAATCAGATGGTCTCTAATAGATGTATATCTATTTACTTTAAGGGCAAAAAAGTCTTGTTAGCAACCTAGGAAAGGTCGGCTCTTTGAATAAGATACAAGAGGTAAATATAGAGTGAGTCAACTTCTTTGATGAGATCTTGTGGGCTTATAAAACCACCTAAAAGTCTATGAAGGAAACACCATTTCTTTTCACTTATGATTCTAAAACCATGATATCTATTAAGTTCAGATGCCCAAtctataaaatatcatattactTTTTTAAGGGTAATAAGAGAGAATTTAAGGTAAATCTAGATATCTTAAAAGAAATCtaactcttcttttctcttttagagaaagaaatacatatataagaaaaattagtACCATAAtgccaaagtgaaaaaaaaagcaattgaaaGTGAGGGACTTGGTATTGAGAAAACTATAGTCTACATAAGTTTATAAGGAAAAGGCAAACTAATCCTAAAATAAGACAGGCCATCAAAGTCATAAGAGTGATCAAGACCAACACTTCCCTTCTCTAAGAAATGGAAAGGAATAATTTTCGTTATACATGATATTTAAATCACTTAAAGATGAACTATCAATAAATAGATCTTTTATACTTTAAcgttttttcataaataaaagaagtgGTACTTTCTGTATGTTCAATCATCATTATATTCTCTCTACTTTTACCCTCTAGAAAAATATCCATAAGTCTCTATATAATTCcccatcccaaaaaaaaaagaggctatTTTATCTAGGTACAAAACAATCTCTATCCAAGCATAAAAACAAGCTTGCTTGATTACAAGGCATTTACCATCCATGCAAAAATAACATTTTGCCTAGATACAACTTCAATCCTTTCGAAGACATAAATGACCATTTTGCTTAGCTAAATGatgaacaaaaacataaaaaaatttaaccaataaacccaaaGAGCAATatcattcaaatataaatttcatatcTTGTATACACCTATTCAACCTAATATTAGGAGGTTAACCACCCCGCATATAAAGTTttgaactttcaatttttttttaattagggttCCCtttcacacacatatataagCCATTAAATTTCACTAAGTAACGATATATAAGCCATTAAATTTCACTAAGtaacaacatcattttcattACTCAAGCTTAAACTGTTTTAGATACCTAggaatttttctaagtatagggaCTCTAAATCCCCTATTAGGACATATAATTAGACTTCGGCCCTCAAATAAAAAGTGCTATAAAACTTAGAGAATAAATTTCTaccatataaaatgaaaaacacaacACTTGTAAAAACATTAACTTTATGAAACCACAAATCATAAAGCCTAACTCGAGCAAATAcataatacatatattaaagGGACCCATAAGACTAGGAAAAAGGTTATTAAACTATatagtaagaataaaaataataaacaaaagctAGACTATTCATCAACCTCTTAGAGATCCTTCTTAGCTAAATTGTTTCAATCTCCAAGTTAGAATCATTCCCTCTCAAAACAATAGCACCATGTATAAACAACTTCTCTATTGAACCTTACTCTACTCGATCTTCCACCACAACTTCCACCTTATCCAaatggtctttttttttcctatctacTTTGAAAGCTTTACCATCCTCTTTTTTAGTCTCCAAAATCATATGTTGGCCCTAAGTAACTATCTCATCATGTTTAAGAAAGAGTTCCCCAAAGTCAAGGATAATAGCTAGAAGAAAGACTTATGTAAAGTCCATGTCGATATCAATAGATAAATTAAAGAAGTGACTCGTCACTTCTATAAGCTTATCCTATAAGGTCTTCAATAGAGAAAGGGTCCCTTTAAACTTGGCCTTGAACTCATTTGAGGTATTCTTCAGAGTCCTCACATGGAGACATTCAACATGAACATGATCAACATCACTCTTATCCATAAATGGGTCATAAATCCATCTCTTTAACCTTTCATTATTAGGTAAAAAGCTCATGGTCAgctttattaatgtttttcctaacaATGTTAAGTTATTTTACTTAGGCATCTTTTGTTGTCAAACTTTACGGAGAGCCTTTTAGAAGTTGTTAAGTATGGTCTCAAAagatatttgggtgttgtttatAGCTCGAAGAGCTTAATTAATCTCATTGACCACATTCAGAGCCTAAAGTGCATCTGCGTTTTCTCCCTCCTAAAATTATGGACAATATGTACCTGTATTTGGAAGgcctataataaaatattataaaaggaaaaaaaaaaggaaatggaacAAGGAACaaggacataaaaaaataaataacacttATATAGAATATTATCTATGAAGTGAACTCTAAATAGTTGGAGAAGTTTCCCTTATTACTGTACCACTTTAGATCTCTAGGAATTTACTAGAGCCCCTCCTAACACATAAAAAATGGGTATCCCTCTTATCCCTTATATGGTAGGGTTATTACCGAATAAGATTTTTATGtcatgtctctttttttttatccacttTAACAT harbors:
- the LOC7456023 gene encoding probable glycosyltransferase At5g03795, encoding MRDDQIMRRYPNSKSLFSSSSLSLGSSPFLVLLVVLPLIVIPVFIFTSCLKTSSWSKYSMPSPLTWRVGFFDNSYTFASFAQSEASVVSYNNSTLNSLYPDDQATSSLRESNDEGAVARGVVKIRHSKLEKMEANLAKIRSSIREAARVRNLTSIYEDPDYVPKGPIYRNANAFHRSYLEMEKLFKIYIYKEGDPPMFHDGPCKSIYSSEGRFIHELEKGKSFTTTDPDEALVYFLPFSVVMLVQYLYVPGSHEIDAIGNTVVDYINVIADKYPFWNRSLGADHFILSCHDWGPRTSSYVPHLFNNSIRVLCNANTSEGFNPKKDASFPEIHLRTGEITGLVGGPSPSRRSILAFFAGRLHGHIRRLLLEQWKDKDQDVQVHDQLRNGMSYDSMLKNSRFCLCPSGYEVASPRIVEAIYAECVPVLISDGYVPPFSDVLNWKAFSIQVQVKDIPKIKDILMGISQRQYLRMQRRVKQVQRHFVVNGIPKRFDVFHMTIHSIWLRRLNIRIHD